One window from the genome of Plasmodium reichenowi strain SY57 chromosome 8, whole genome shotgun sequence encodes:
- a CDS encoding coactivator-associated arginine methyltransferase 1, with protein sequence MIVEKEELNDLNRTIEIIINNYDNDVINKRKEDFSNDDYAYSLCEDNYKSRKTRNVVINMLNKNINIIYYNDEYKNIIFINFLRLCQLNNMNVKKYHDLFIKYDAFNTIANSEKNVGFFLKPVIKNDKLLWDINTDDFHIFNLHCDTHKSTENILYESNNIKNDNEYNQLNDKNDGNYYYILQSDIKVKLNDLLENSSNAESSCYSDEESEYSLSSCSEKEDNISKYDEEKLSSINNNRKYENNNIIEKHFPNDLLSKCPYYINNKYITNESINYEKYSFDEKYSIDEKYSFDEKYSFDEKYSFDEGKKNRINNQVYNHCPILNKKTRINDLPNKFEHNFDHFSNLNNININQLVDVIVNQNNQHKYCDGISKNYTGNKIEESILIEKFVQSHQSDHEEINNLHKKINSMEQIIKHLMNEIIKRDMTKKKKNESIHVMKNDTSHNTNKHEYNNVLCSKQNPIHDTYEKEIQTDNIEQINRNDRTKINEINYDVMKNVEHKIKTYTKEDIHEIDRKYFDSYNYSDIHRTMILDKCRTQCYYDFINKNKEIFENKIVLDIGCGSSIISLFCSDYAKVVVGIDNADKILEKAKKITEINKAKNIYLFKGKLEDHNIYVDEKNEIYYLNKDFDIETFEKSNNVKLKILKFDIIISEWMGYFLFYECMINTILYARDKYLKQNGYIFPNKIYLYMSGYNDMEYINDNLLIWDKPMYNKNLYELKPNNQEFMETAKIMYVDKNNVSSEIINYAIIDMYTYNKEYFYINVDFKIPLKENKIITSLCFYFDCLFDKSTYYIKNNIHNNNNNNNNINSIDANLSRPVNLNEQFNNLNAMPNVSNNTSTILTTSMFKEKTHWKQTLLHLYSNNYNISQIFNTDNKQPNYLCGNIHISSPTNYTRHVHVVLQIKKNKSININEEFICRYYLD encoded by the coding sequence ATGATTGTAGAAAAGGAGGAATTGAATGATTTAAACAGAACCATAgagattattattaataattatgataatgatgTAATTAATAAAAGGAAAGAAGATTTTTCAAATGATGATTATGCTTATAGTTTATGTGaagataattataaaagtaGGAAAACAAGAAATGttgttataaatatgttaaataagaatattaatattatatattataatgatgagtataaaaatatcatatttattaatttcttAAGATTATGtcaattaaataatatgaatgtaaagaaatatcatgatttgtttataaaatatgatgCTTTTAATACCATAGCAAATTCTGAAAAAAATGTaggtttttttttgaagcctgttattaaaaatgataaattattGTGGGATATAAACACTGATGATTTCCACATATTTAATTTACACTGTGATACGCATAAGAGTACcgaaaatattttatatgaatccaataatattaaaaatgataatgaatataatcaacttaatgataaaaatgatggtaattattattacattttacAATCAGATATTAAagtaaaattaaatgatcTTTTAGAAAATTCATCTAATGCTGAATCATCATGTTATTCTGATGAAGAAAGTGAATATTCTTTATCATCATGTTCGGAAAAGGAAGATAACATCTCTAAATACgatgaagaaaaattatcatctattaataataacagaaaatatgaaaataataatattatagaaAAGCATTTTCCAAATGACTTATTATCAAAATGtccatattatataaataataaatatataacaaatgaATCAATcaattatgaaaaatattcatttgatgaaaaatattcaattgatgaaaaatattcatttgatgaaaaatattcatttgatgaaaaatattcatttgaTGAGGGAAAGAAAAATAGAATAAATAATCAAGTATATAACCATTGTCcaatattaaataaaaaaacaagaaTAAATGATTTACCTAATAAATTTGAACATAATTTTGATCATTTCtcaaatttaaataatattaatataaatcaaTTAGTAGATGTAATAGTCAATCAAAATAACCAACATAAATATTGTGATGGTATTagtaaaaattatacaggaaataaaatagaagaATCCATACTAATAGAAAAATTTGTACAATCACACCAAAGTGATcatgaagaaataaataatttacataaaaaaattaatagCATGGAACAAATTATTAAACATTTAATgaatgaaataataaaaagagacatgacaaaaaaaaaaaaaaatgaaagcATACATGTAATGAAAAATGATACTTCTcataatacaaataaacatgaatataataacgTATTATGTAGTAAACAAAACCCAATACATGATACATATGAAAAGGAAATACAAACAGATAATAtagaacaaataaatagaAATGATAGAACAAAgataaatgaaataaattatgatgttatgaaaaatgtcgaacataaaataaaaacatacaCTAAAGAAGATATCCATGAAATAgatagaaaatattttgatagttataattattcaGATATACACAGAACAATGATTTTAGATAAATGCAGAACACAATGTTATTatgattttataaataaaaataaagaaatatttgaaaataaaatagtCCTCGATATAGGTTGTGGATCGTCTATTATTTCTTTGTTTTGTTCTGATTATGCAAAAGTTGTTGTAGGAATAGATAACGCTGACAAAATTTTAGAGAAAGCGAAAAAAATAAcagaaataaataaagcaaaaaatatttatttgttcaaAGGTAAATTAGAGgatcataatatatatgttgatgaaaagaatgaaatatattatttaaacaAAGATTTTGATATTGAAACATTTGAAAAATCaaataatgtaaaattgaaaatattaaaatttgaTATAATTATATCTGAATGGATGGGgtatttcttattttatgaatGTATGATTAATACTATATTATATGCTAGagataaatatttaaaacaaaatgggtatatatttccaaataaaatatatttatatatgtctggatataatgatatggaatatataaatgataatttattaatatggGATAAACCTATGTATAATAAGAATTTGTATGAACTGAAACCGAATAATCAGGAATTTATGGAAACTGCCAAAATTATGTAtgttgataaaaataatgtatcatctgaaattattaattatgcCATCATTgatatgtatacatataataaagaatatttctatataaatgtagattttaaaataccattaaaagaaaataaaataataacaagtttgtgtttttattttgactgcttatttgataaatcaacatattatataaaaaacaatatacataataataataataataataataatataaatagtaTAGACGCTAATCTGAGTCGACCTGTAAATTTGAATGAACAGTTCAATAATTTAAATGCAATGCCAAATGTTTCAAATAATACAAGTACTATATTAACAACAAGCATGTTTAAAGAGAAAACTCATTGGAAACAAACTCTTTTACATCtatattcaaataattataatatatcacaaatatttaatacAGACAATAAACAACCTAATTATTTATGTGGTAATATCCATATTTCTTCACCAACGAATTATACAAGACATGTTCATGTTGTTTTGcagataaagaaaaataaatccataaatataaatgaagagTTTATTTGTCGTTATTATTTAGATTga
- a CDS encoding hypothetical protein (conserved Plasmodium protein, unknown function), whose protein sequence is MNNVIIFLLLLINFGTNVYGEDNGEHSANNINGKEEEVEDRWKMYALETNPFLDLKHPNFKGHFIRSIDEYYVYETKTYNEYMKERYKNLENNNTFTRKQFHCALAVFNHGRPNPKQSNDYKIWSAHGNILLNEVMHKKKYDKFIIYAPFVSLANFLGKEGIHSHINFAYIIVSRLALTIKNALNDDSCHTYDLYLHGHCFGGNIIRIISSLSKDLWKIFQREVINFKIERETLAIIDSNFHLTLKDINIVTDTDSIEVRKDPYFKKDRFYLYKDFKYKESNKIRSETFDDVFDDADIGYHRLKDLDNPENANNAHEVSDEDDNLLRPIKRLHFYLLNKKINLLGITVTGPPLSGTFSKMEDINVGHQGFFKQKYIVKYLPYHLKRATMHKFRDVEEVLLIYNSELFCLLTVHEKFSYDYTNNLGSLMTFFKSVNFYSDLDNDEIVSMHASLGLHSPLHMRSLAYYLLNFRNEYYNRAFRIPSHLSDINVSNNYPFFEYLKNNNVCSSMTSRHIEQFISYVNETINFNQKPKPLIPQRVIYKNPYLEHFVLPYIPDKSIYTPHTILGTGRTYLLLYTYDIYKHISGSAFSNTNVLTNDKELLYDSDPFIFYNWTSHVGDQNNVQTNYFMQDIYVFSDNVNMNIVDNLFNIFTSTHLVKFFIFNKNHSADVYKSLYRTVEKFALPMVDIVLRKQRKKYIEYPFLKNDKFNDEENLVYEYINNYTNYLKNFSFNNSKVYISNDNFITNHKTFKKYHTEGINTLKEQLSSLHKFAQENRTFYEMKKKFESMHNMNKINSSNNESFNEQELQEMYEEYDDFNNIEKPTQDETDNSNEENKSKLDVNYHGIYLLIKRTLSLKEAFQSLKSYNSLYYNVKYIEFIIKNSYLEHVDDNISNIDDVSSCLFNHDDDISLGYIAKYCNYNQRLYFNIKKHYTSRDIYSVPKLKYCEKPKYKHLKICENVILLKFYFRNDLETILSNLNNKEYKRMTEMKESVEAGMGTENIFSLTNDSLVTLFHHRNDDITNLPVNACFKLSSISNMNDFFFKKNNVESSSSSSTNNNGNNLSENIFCTQVTLPVILNKLTIKSINDIYLRAISNVMKYKQFKNIFQLSEDEEPYDSFVYFFDKFTYIYNVRTFYQNYNEIETFSTPQNLKWNYFYYLLKNGLNTDYNNEKFLQNFFYGEHANLVKPLRENILKSFLKHFTVFFYLFKVDE, encoded by the exons atgaataatgtcataatatttttattattacttatTAATTTTGGCACAAACGTATATGGTGAAGATAATGGCGAACATAGTGCGAATAAT aTTAATGGAAAAGAGGAAGAAGTTGAAGATAGATGGAAAATGTACGCCTTAGAAACAAACCCATTTCTTGATTTAAAACACCCAAATTTCAAAGGTCATTTTATAAGAAGTATAGATgaatattatgtatatgaaactaaaacatataatgaatatatgaaagagagatataaaaatttgGAGAACAATAATACTTTTACAAGAAAGCAATTTCATTGTGCCCTTGCTGTATTTAATCATGGTCGTCCTAATCCTAAACAATCTaatgattataaaatatggaGTGCTCACggaaatattttattaaatgaagttatgcacaaaaaaaagtatgataaatttataatatatgcTCCATTTGTTAGTCTTGCTAACTTTTTAGGAAAAGAAGGTATTCATTCTCATATAAACTTTGCTTATATTATTGTGAGTAGATTAGCATTAACAATTAAGAATGCATTAAATGATGATTCATGTCATAcatatgatttatatttacatgGACATTGTTTTGGTggaaatattattagaatAATATCATCCTTAAGTAAAGATTTGTggaaaatatttcaaagagaagttattaattttaaaattgaACGTGAAACCCTAGCTATTATTGATTCTAATTTCCACTTAACATTAAAggatataaatattgtaaCTGATACCGATTCTATTGAAGTACGTAAAGATCCATATTTTAAGAAAGATAgattttatttatataaagattttaaatataaagaatcAAACAAGATAAGATCAGAAACTTTTGATGATGTGTTTGATGATGCAGATATAGGTTATCATCGTTTAAAAGATTTAGATAATCCTGAGAATGCTAATAATGCTCATGAAGTATCAgatgaagatgataatTTACTTAGACCAATTAAGAGattacatttttatcttttaaataagaaaattaaCCTTCTTGGTATAACCGTTACTGGTCCTCCTTTAAGTGGAACCTTTTCCAAAATGGAAGATATTAATGTTGGTCATCAAGGTTTTTTTAAACagaaatatattgtaaaatatttgCCTTATCATCTTAAAAGAGCTACAATGCATAAATTTAGAGATGTAGAAGAAGTtttacttatatataattcagaattattttgtttattaaCCGTACATGAAAAGTTTTCATACGATTATACTAATAATTTAGGTTCCCTTATgacattttttaaaagtgTAAACTTTTATTCTGATTTagataatgatgaaataGTTAGTATGCATGCTAGTCTAGGTTTACATTCTCCACTACATATGAGATCATTAGCTTATTATCTATTAAATTTTAGAAATGAGTATTACAATCGTGCTTTTAGAATACCATCACATTTATCAGATATTAATGTTTCTAACaattatcctttttttgagtatctaaaaaataataatgtatgTTCTTCCATGACATCCAGGCATATAGAACaatttatttcatatgTTAATGAAacaattaattttaatcAAAAACCAAAACCCCTTATACCACAAAgagttatatataagaatcCGTATTTAGAACATTTTGTTCTTCCATATATTCCTgataaaagtatatatacTCCACATACTATATTAGGTACAGGTAgaacatatttattattatatacttatgatatatataaacatattagTGGATCTGCATTTAGTAATACTAATGTTTTAACTAATGAcaaagaattattatatgattcggatccatttattttttataattgGACAAGTCATGTTGGAGATCAGAACAATGTACAAACAAATTATTTCATGCAAGATATTTATGTATTCTCGGATAATgttaatatgaatattgTAGACAAtttgtttaatatatttacctCAACACATCTTGTaaaattctttatattcAATAAAAACCACAGTGCAGATGTATATAAGAGTTTATATAGAACTGTTGAGAAATTTGCATTACCAATGGTTGATATAGTTTTAAGAAAACAAcgaaagaaatatatagagtatccatttttaaaaaatgacaaatttaatgatgaagaaaatttagtatatgaatatataaataattataccaactatttaaaaaatttcaGTTTTAACAATTCCAAAGTTTATATATCAAATGACAATTTTATTACAAATCATAAAACattcaaaaaatatcataCAGAAGGTATTAATACATTGAAAGAACAATTATCAAGTTTACATAAATTTGCTCAAGAAAATAGAACTTTTtatgaaatgaaaaagaaatttgAGTCTATGcataatatgaataaaataaatagtTCGAATAATGAATCATTTAATGAACAAGAACTACAAGAAATGTATGAAGAATATGAtgattttaataatattgagAAACCAACACAAGATGAAACTGATAACAgtaatgaagaaaataaatcaaaattaGATGTAAATTATCATGGTATTTATTTACTAATAAAGAGAACCTTAAGTTTAAAAGAAGCTTTTCAATCTTtaaaatcatataattccttatattataatgtcAAATATATCgaatttataataaaaaattcttaTTTAGAACATGTTGACGATAATATAAGTAATATAGATGATGTAAGTTCTTGTTTATTTAATCATGATGATGACATTAGTCTTGGTTATATTGCTAAATATTGTAACTATAATCAACGTCTTTATTTCAATATTAAAAAACATTATACATCAAGGGATATATATAGCGTACctaaattaaaatattgtGAAAAGccaaaatataaacatttaaaaatatgtgaAAATGTTATTCTActaaaattttatttccGTAATGATCTTGAAACCATTTTATCTAATCTTAATAACaaagaatataaaagaatgACAGAAATGAAAGAATCAGTAGAAGCAGGTATGGGTACAGAGAATATCTTTTCTTTAACGAATGATTCATTAGTTACTTTGTTTCATCATAgaaatgatgatataacGAATCTACCTGTAAATGCTTGTTTCAAATTATCAAGTATTTCAAATATGAATGATTtctttttcaaaaaaaataatgttgaaagtagtagtagtagtagtacAAACAACAATGGTAATAATTTAAGTGAGAACATATTCTGTACACAAGTCACTCTACCtgttatattaaataaactAACCATTAAAAGtattaatgatatatatttaagaGCCATTAGTAATGTTATGAAGTATAAGCAATTTAAAAACATCTTCCAATTATCAGAAGACGAAGAACCATATGATTCATTCGTATATTTCTTCGACAAATTtacttatatttataatgtCAGAACGTTTtatcaaaattataatgaaattGAAACATTTAGTACACCACAAAATTTAAAATGGAATTATTTCTATTACTTGTTAAAAAATGGATTAAATACagattataataatgaaaagtttttacaaaatttcttttatgGAGAACATGCTAATCTAGTCAAACCATTAAGAGAAAACATTTTAAAGAGTTTCTTAAAACATTTCACCGtcttcttttatttatttaagGTGGACgagtaa
- a CDS encoding hypothetical protein (conserved Plasmodium protein, unknown function) produces MKKAEFFEIVQNDSSSLYENSLNESSFNCSLDFKDDEKKNVHEKDNIDISYNKINNLSKKNALKFLGIFNKKKNEKLHIKNNICESTLDAYNNKCANIVIKKNNSNILYETLKKKNETNDPIKGIDSVIKDNSKNENNIYNNNYLNFNGYINNDEHVNSDDVLKFNNHLNCNNEYNRYSLQNEKKNTYNKAHDNNEFYCLKQIVDNNLNNNYDKNEIKLFNIYHDNRAECLFHDVSIIKFYAYNNICIYENKDYIYNAINTYLFQCPNGPKKVDTFNINDDIYEYLYNEKIKLKNKEKIYKENDSHNNNMNTKFNNYDDEIRKEDSQIQCLQFYIHKYPSFLKDKIKAFIHIYNMFSIYPYINNNFIQDHIYSENIKIVYLSEKVLNIQWKYYDINELTSILKKYVLSKKLGENYLEQSFIQINDYIYINFLTQEIKMTDINSYQINNNYIILNGNGLCFSAYYHILVPHHRHINENTNDQNKNYHLSYEYVFISQLFNIYDNFHICFLYPLFVTYFFYYHLFVKHKMDNLMEKGVKKVYLDMNKETTNVYIEESKKTYRGDEKIYNTNEEQNMKKEIYPFNEKTTINDDHQIYEPNTENYKRYNNNYEECYVIQLNDIYFRLYECFKKKKTLENINPNDNIKEKGYIQYLLPQSCFKHFKNIEFIFKNQSSYLFMLYLICISKYGLDDKSIIGHTTNLNNINILYSHNNNNNNIYNDNLQNSINPNKIISHYNNKWYGGIQNDEFINSYENLFCFNDMKEISNIRNIFPDDKQNFFNSCNKIDNIIKISIRNNGVCFFYIKDIVKYLFFSYFIIFNSMENLVELMNKQNYNNDVEICEDQKFLNEKHKLECKQNELLPNLIHNNNMSSQYCCITSSDINKKENELSKKDQEIQILQKCILNTHLYKLYNTSNIPNDMCNNNYMCNNNYMCNNNNMCNNNDICYNNDICNNNNNNIYNNNYYKNKDNLTFPNINKIFEMDNIKNIYNDFFICENKNVNIFKLINIMNKEKKKILTPYYFSLNDLTPLFFLKLSNIHIYDINIQLNKVFQYIHYNNNTFTPFLTDSQKKDEVINVQLDLLENTYIVNNEVYLLYVKKINYNDDFYKYNYLYVQDYLLKNYILYYNIYFYIQDHLKKNQYYKLKYTNINKETLIIHFTVSFNCIYDKIKLMYQFKPQSYITHIEKNENVNITTEQKQKYISFIDNYVCTKCVQ; encoded by the coding sequence atgaaaaaagcTGAATTTTTTGAAATTGTTCAAAATGATTCTTCCtcattatatgaaaattcATTAAATGAGAGTTCTTTTAATTGTAGTCTAGATTTCAaagatgatgaaaaaaaaaatgttcatGAAAAAGACAATATAgatatttcttataataaGATAAATAATTTGTCTAAAAAGAATGCTTTAAAATTTTTGggtatatttaataaaaaaaaaaacgaaaaattgcatattaaaaataatatatgtgaaAGCACTCTTGAtgcatataataataagtGTGCTAatatagtaataaaaaaaaataactCTAATATACTATATGAAAcgttaaaaaaaaaaaatgaaacaaATGACCCAATAAAGGGTATTGATTCGGttataaaagataatagtaaaaatgaaaataatatatataataataattatttaaattttaatggttatataaataatgatgagCATGTAAATTCTGACGatgtattaaaatttaataatcatttaaattgtaataatgaatataatagatattccttacaaaatgaaaaaaaaaatacttataataaagcacatgataataatgaattttATTGTTTGAAACAAATAGTTGATAACAacttaaataataattatgataaaaatgaaataaagctttttaatatatatcatgaTAATAGAGCTGAATGCTTATTTCATGATGTTAgtataattaaattttatgcatataataatatatgtatatatgaaaataaggattatatatataatgcaATTAATACGTATTTATTTCAATGTCCTAATGGACCTAAAAAGGTAGAcacatttaatataaatgatgatatttatgaatatttatataatgaaaaaataaaattaaaaaataaagaaaaaatttataagGAAAATGATAGtcacaataataatatgaacactaagtttaataattatgatgatgaaataCGAAAGGAAGATAGCCAAATACAATGTCTccaattttatatacataaatatcCTTCTTTTctaaaagataaaataaaagcatttattcatatatataacatgtTTAGTATTTATccatatattaataataattttatacaagatcatatatattctgaaaatattaaaattgtTTATCTTTCTGAAAAGGTTCTAAATATTCAATggaaatattatgatataaatgaattaacaagtattttaaaaaaatatgttttgtCTAAGAAATTAGGTGAAAACTATTTAGAACAGTCTTTTATACAAAttaatgattatatatatattaattttttaacacaagaaattaaaatgaCAGATATCAATTCTTATCAAATAaacaataattatattatcttaAACGGTAACGGACTTTGCTTTTCAgcatattatcatatattagTACCGCATCATAGAcatattaatgaaaatacgaatgatcaaaataaaaattatcatttaagttatgaatatgtttttatatctcagttatttaatatttatgataattttcatatatgttttttGTATCCACTTTTTGTTACctactttttttattaccaCCTTTTTGTAAAACATAAAATGGACAACTTGATGGAAAAGGGGGTTAAAAAAGTATACTTAGATATGAATAAAGAAACAACAAATGTTTATATAGAGGAGAGCAAAAAGACATATAGAGgtgatgaaaaaatatataatactaatgaagaacaaaatatgaaaaaagaaatcTACCCCTTTAATGAAAAAACTACCATAAATGATGATCATCAGATATATGAACCAAATACAGAAAActataaaagatataataataactaTGAAGAATGTTACGTTATCCAATTAAATGATATTTACTTTAGATTATATgaatgttttaaaaaaaaaaaaacattagAGAATATAAATCcaaatgataatataaaagaaaaggggtatatacaatatttattacCTCAAAGTTGTTttaaacattttaaaaatatagaatttatttttaaaaatcaatcatcttatttatttatgttatatcTTATATGTATTAGTAAATATGGTTTAGATGATAAGTCTATAATAGGGCATACAActaatttaaataatataaatattttatattctcataataataataataataatatttataatgacaatttacaaaatagtataaatcctaacaaaataatatcacattataacaataaatGGTATGGTGGTATTCAAAATGatgaatttataaattcttatgaaaatttattttgttttaatgatatgaaagaaatatcaaatatacgtaatatttttcctgatgataaacaaaatttttttaattcctGTAACAAAattgataatattataaaaatcagtataagaaataatggtgtttgttttttctatattaaGGATATTgtgaaatatttatttttttcctatttcataattttcAATTCAATGGAAAATCTTGTAGAATTAATGAAcaaacaaaattataataatgatgtaGAAATATGTGAAGATCAAAAGTTCCTTAATGAAAAGCATAAATTAGAATGTAAACAAAATGAATTGTTACCAAATTtaattcataataataatatgagtTCCCAATATTGTTGTATAACATCCAgtgatataaataaaaaggaaaatgaGTTATCAAAAAAGGATCAAGAAATTCAAATATTACAAAAGTGTATCTTAAATACACACctatataaattatataacacGTCAAACATTCCTAATGATATgtgtaataataattatatgtgtaataataattatatgtgtaataataataatatgtgtaataataatgatatatgttataataatgatatatgtaataataataataataatatatataataataattattataagaataaagATAATCTTACTTTTccaaatataaataaaatatttgaaatggataatataaaaaatatttataacgacttttttatttgtgaaaataaaaatgtgaacatttttaaattaattaatataatgaataaagaaaaaaagaaaatctTAACCCCATATTATTTCAGTTTAAATGACTTAACTcctctttttttcttaaaattatcaaatatacatatatatgatattaatatacAACTAAATAAAgtttttcaatatatacattataataataatacatttacTCCTTTTTTGACTGATTCTCAAAAAAAGGATGAAGTAATAAATGTACAATTAGATTTATTagaaaatacatatattgttaataatgaagtatatttattatatgtaaaaaaaattaattataatgatgatttctataaatataattatctaTATGTACAAGActatttattaaaaaattatatactttattataatatctatttttatatacaagatcatttaaaaaaaaaccaatattataaactaaaatatacaaatataaataaagaaacattaattattcattttactgtatcttttaattgtatatatgataaaataaaattgatGTACCAATTCAAACCACAATCATATATTACTCAcatagaaaaaaatgaaaatgtgAATATAACAACTgaacaaaaacaaaaatatatatcttttattgATAATTATGTATGTACTAAATGTGTAcaatga